The following coding sequences lie in one Musa acuminata AAA Group cultivar baxijiao chromosome BXJ3-1, Cavendish_Baxijiao_AAA, whole genome shotgun sequence genomic window:
- the LOC135628668 gene encoding chloroplast envelope quinone oxidoreductase homolog translates to MATKIMKAVQYEGYGGGAAGLKYTEIPIPSPKKDEVLLKLEATSVNPIDWKVQKGMLRPFLPPRFPFVPGVDVTGEVSEAGPEVADFKIGDKVIAMLSLPNSGGLAEFAVAPTNMTVSRPAELSPAEGAGLPTAALIALQALRTAGTTKFDGTGKSSNILITAASGGVGHYAVQLAKLAGLHVTATCGDRNVEFVKQLGADEVLDYKTPQGASLTSPSGKKYDAVIHCASGIPWSTFEPNLSAYGTVIDISPSFKSMVAALYKKVTLSKKKLVTLVLAPKVEDMRFVVELAKEGRLRTCVDSIHGLSTAEAAWAKSISGHATGKIIVEM, encoded by the exons atggCCACGAAGATTATGAAGGCAGTCCAGTACGAAGGTTACGGCGGCGGGGCTGCCGGTCTCAAG TATACTGAAATCCCAATTCCTTCTCCCAAGAAGGATGAGGTTTTGTTGAAGCTGGAAGCCACAAGCGTAAACCCAATTGATTGGAAAGTTCAGAAAGGCATGCTGCGTCCATTTCTGCCCCCCAGATTTCCATTTGTACCAG GTGTTGATGTAACGGGAGAAGTCTCTGAGGCAGGTCCAGAGGTTGCCGACTTTAAGATAGGTGACAAAGTCATTGCAATGCTTAGTCTTCCA AACAGTGGTGGACTTGCTGAGTTCGCTGTGGCGCCGACGAACATGACAGTCTCCAGACCCGCCGAACTCTCTCCGGCTGAAGGTGCAGGCCTGCCGACCGCTGCCCTCATCGCCCTCCAGGCGCTGAGGACAGCCGGGACGACCAAGTTTGACGGCACAGGTAAATCTTCCAACATTCTTATTACCGCTGCCTCCGGCGGCGTCGGACACTACGCCGTCCAGCTCGCCAAGCTTGCAGGCCTGCATGTGACGGCCACCTGCGGCGACCGGAACGTGGAGTTCGTGAAGCAACTTGGCGCCGACGAGGTTTTGGACTATAAGACCCCCCAGGGCGCCAGTCTCACGAGCCCCTCGGGCAAAAAGTACGACGCAGTGATCCACTGCGCGTCTGGTATTCCCTGGTCGACCTTTGAGCCCAATTTGAGCGCTTACGGCACGGTCATCGACATCTCTCCCTCCTTCAAATCGATGGTTGCTGCTTTGTACAAGAAGGTGACCTTGTCGAAGAAGAAGCTGGTGACGTTGGTTCTGGCGCCCAAAGTGGAGGACATGAGGTTTGTGGTGGAATTGGCCAAGGAAGGGAGGCTGAGGACATGCGTGGATTCGATACATGGGTTGAGCACGGCCGAGGCGGCTTGGGCTAAAAGCATCTCCGGGCATGCCACGGGGAAGATCATCGTCGAAATGTGA